Proteins from one Geothermobacter hydrogeniphilus genomic window:
- a CDS encoding ethylbenzene dehydrogenase-related protein, with protein sequence MPLILLGIAVMMLIVVGCRDPEGNRLYALHLAKAPTAADWERALPHPIIVRGGRVHKIDVFPDIDKDTVHTSTPSCHHGGAIPRPLTVDVRAFYTDSDLYLRLRWRDLTRDDAMQQWRFDGSRWTSNGLKEDGFGLMWQPPTDQRPFSCTLACHIEDFGVAGATFHATNKMKLEKAGRWLDLWNWKADRTGRLGFADDRWLDLKGMHGDLPGDLMRPNSRLASGQTGTVDLFGDKDAPVYDDQGRIIGKEFRPAGSLAPGWMVERPIGHRADVRATASWKNDHWTVILRRPLVTGDPHDVEFSPALTDGIAFGLSVMDNTLDEHYASRGSERLILLPPSAAEAGNPE encoded by the coding sequence ATGCCGCTGATCCTGCTCGGCATCGCCGTTATGATGCTTATCGTCGTCGGCTGCCGCGACCCCGAGGGCAACCGGCTCTACGCCCTGCACCTGGCGAAGGCACCGACCGCCGCCGACTGGGAACGCGCCCTGCCGCACCCGATCATTGTGCGCGGCGGCCGGGTTCACAAGATCGATGTCTTTCCCGATATCGACAAGGACACAGTGCACACCTCGACCCCGTCCTGCCATCACGGCGGTGCCATTCCCCGGCCCCTGACCGTCGATGTCCGGGCCTTTTACACCGACAGCGACCTCTATCTGCGACTGAGATGGCGTGATCTGACCCGTGACGATGCCATGCAGCAATGGCGCTTTGACGGCAGCCGCTGGACCAGCAACGGCCTGAAGGAGGACGGGTTCGGGCTGATGTGGCAGCCGCCCACCGACCAGCGCCCCTTCTCCTGCACCCTGGCCTGTCATATCGAAGATTTCGGCGTGGCCGGCGCGACCTTCCATGCCACCAACAAGATGAAGCTGGAGAAAGCGGGGCGCTGGCTCGATCTCTGGAACTGGAAGGCCGACCGGACCGGCCGGCTCGGCTTTGCCGACGACCGCTGGCTCGACCTGAAAGGCATGCATGGCGACCTGCCGGGCGACCTGATGCGCCCGAACTCACGGCTGGCTTCCGGGCAGACCGGAACAGTCGACCTCTTCGGCGACAAGGACGCGCCGGTTTATGACGACCAGGGGCGCATCATCGGCAAGGAGTTCCGCCCCGCCGGCAGCCTCGCGCCGGGATGGATGGTCGAACGCCCGATCGGCCACCGGGCCGATGTTCGTGCCACCGCCTCCTGGAAAAACGACCACTGGACGGTCATCCTCCGCCGCCCCCTTGTGACCGGCGACCCGCATGACGTAGAATTCAGTCCGGCCCTGACCGACGGCATCGCCTTCGGCCTGTCGGTGATGGACAATACCCTCGATGAACATTACGCCTCACGCGGCAGCGAGCGGTTGATCCTGCTTCCGCCTTCCGCCGCCGAGGCCGGCAACCCGGAGTGA
- a CDS encoding carboxypeptidase-like regulatory domain-containing protein, which produces MKHLKWLLLIALVLLTLGCQQDQGQDKPGKMTKISGKVMVPLEGAYLYIYQKGMDLYGPAMTVSRPTGPDGSFELSLPPGDYIAVARKRKNGEAAGPVRAGDYKSGFINLTAAGTPIELTVAAPVKIGDERRLTSALPESGTGISGIISDADGKPVEGARIHVYDHVQMSERPKYVSEKTGPDGHYLIYLPSGGTYYLAARDKFGGPPQIGDLYGRYDQGTIEPSAVVVRDGEILKNIDITVTKVW; this is translated from the coding sequence ATGAAACATCTGAAATGGCTGTTACTGATTGCGCTTGTCCTGTTGACGCTCGGCTGTCAGCAGGACCAGGGACAGGACAAACCGGGGAAAATGACCAAAATCAGCGGCAAGGTGATGGTCCCCCTGGAGGGCGCTTATCTCTACATCTACCAGAAGGGAATGGACCTCTACGGACCGGCCATGACGGTCTCCCGGCCGACCGGACCCGACGGCAGCTTCGAGCTGAGTCTGCCGCCCGGCGACTATATTGCCGTGGCGCGCAAGCGTAAAAACGGCGAAGCCGCCGGGCCGGTGCGGGCCGGAGATTACAAAAGCGGGTTCATCAATCTCACCGCCGCCGGAACCCCCATCGAACTGACCGTTGCCGCCCCGGTGAAGATAGGCGACGAACGCCGCCTCACCAGCGCCCTGCCGGAATCCGGCACCGGGATCTCCGGAATCATCAGCGATGCGGACGGCAAACCGGTCGAAGGGGCACGCATTCACGTCTACGACCATGTGCAGATGTCCGAACGTCCCAAATACGTTTCCGAAAAAACCGGTCCCGACGGCCACTACCTGATCTACTTGCCGTCCGGCGGCACCTACTACCTGGCCGCCCGGGACAAATTCGGCGGACCGCCACAGATCGGCGACCTCTACGGACGCTATGATCAGGGCACCATCGAACCCTCGGCGGTGGTGGTCCGGGACGGCGAAATCCTCAAGAACATCGACATCACGGTCACCAAGGTATGGTAA